The Stenotrophomonas indicatrix DNA segment GCACCTGCTCGACGGACAGGCCACGCGCACGCGCCACCCGGGCCACCTGCAGTTGCGCTGCCGCCGGCGACAACTGCGGGTCCAGGCCGCCGCCGGACTGGGTGACCAGATCGGCAGGGACCTGCGCAGGCGTCACGCCTTCGCGCGCGGCCACTGCCGCAGTACTAGCCGCCACACGCTCGGCCAGCGCCGGGTTGCTGCGGGCCAGGTTGGAGCCGGCCGCCGCCATCGGGTCGTAGTTGGCCGCCGACGGCCGCGCCTGGAAGTAGCCATCGCCGGTGAAGGGCTGCGACAGCCATGCCGAAGCACGCACCTGGCCGCTGCCATCGCGCAGCAGGCTGCCTTCGGCCTGCGCCGGGAAGGACAGGCCGGCGAAACCGGTAGCAATGCCCGCGTAGACCGCACCGGCCAGCAGCAGGGTAGCCACGCCCAGGCCGATGGCCGGGCGCCAGCTGGCGCCATCCTGCAGCGTGGCCACGCGCGCCTCGCTTTTCAGTTCGCGG contains these protein-coding regions:
- the kdpC gene encoding potassium-transporting ATPase subunit KdpC codes for the protein MNRSDSPSLSRELKSEARVATLQDGASWRPAIGLGVATLLLAGAVYAGIATGFAGLSFPAQAEGSLLRDGSGQVRASAWLSQPFTGDGYFQARPSAANYDPMAAAGSNLARSNPALAERVAASTAAVAAREGVTPAQVPADLVTQSGGGLDPQLSPAAAQLQVARVARARGLSVEQVQALVKANTQGRQWGVFGQPRVNVVTLNFALDHAARAP